The Anas platyrhynchos isolate ZD024472 breed Pekin duck chromosome Z, IASCAAS_PekinDuck_T2T, whole genome shotgun sequence genome includes a window with the following:
- the FAM174A gene encoding membrane protein FAM174A has protein sequence MWPPPPPAWLLAGLVLAARCGEALGGAAGASATSASPRPTEPAAGGGATRGGGGGGRLAEVSAPPEQGQPMTQRALSVLVLASAALIVYFVIRTVRLRRRNRKTRRYGVLDTNIENMELTPLEQDDDDDDTTLFDANHPRR, from the exons atgtggccgccgccgccgcccgcctggctgctggcggggctggtgctggcagcgCGCTGCGGGGAAGCGCTCGGCGGCGCTGCCGGGGCCTCCGCCACCTCCGCCTCCCCGCGGCCCACGGagccggcggcgggcggcggcgccacgcggggcggcggcggcggcgggcggctggCCGAGGTGTCGGCGCCGCCCGAGCAGGGGCAGCCCATGACCCAGCGCGCCCTGTCCGTGCTGGTGCTGGCCAGCGCCGCCCTCATCGTCTACTTCGTCATCCGGACCGTGCG GCTCCGAAGACGTAACAGAAAAACCCGAAGATACGGAGTTTTGGATACAAACATAGAAAACATGGAGCTGACTCCCTTAGAgcaagatgatgatgatgatgatacaACACTATTTGATGCCAATCATCCTCGAAG ATAA